The window AATAAATGCGTTACAAGGTGATAAATTATCGAAGAAGAAAACCTCCGGAGAACCTTCTCCATTACCCATCGTACGTGTGTATACGAttgtgtgtacgtatatacttacgtacgtatataagGTCTGTGTTACTGCACTGTGTGCGGGAACGTATATTTATGTAAGTGTGTGCGTATAGCCTTACAAATGGACCGCGAAGAAGAGGATATCAGCATTGAACTCTAGGTCTTCGTACACCTGCAGAGCGGTTGTGCGCACGGCGTCGGATGATTAAGATAATTGATGACGCGCGTCATTATAGGCCCCGCTGGCCCGTGGACAAACATATTAATAACCACCCCCGcggggcgtcgcgacgcgccGGGAGCGATGCTGTACCTGGTGTGTGTGcgtttatatacgtatacatgatacatttatatatatatatatatacgcgcaCCTACGCAGGTATACCGAACCGCAAGCATTATGCGATATGCGTTGCCCGATGCCTGCGTGGGTGGCACGGAGGCGAGGACGCGAGGAAGATGGGGTTTTCCTAAACCTGAAAGATGGAGCCTGCTCGGTGCGGGGGCGAATTGTAGATGAGGGGGATTAAGGTGgccgaggggggggggggggggggatataAAACCTAATTCTCTTAtctatttttcacaatttttatgcCAATGCTATATCCCGACCACGTCGCCCACCCGCTTTCTTCCTTGGCCTTACACTCTCTGAAGCTTTACGGGTATTTCCCTGTATACCGCGAGAATTCCATGTAATATATACgttataacaataatgacTAAAGTAATTGTAGAGCTCCGCGTCTCAGTTCTTTTCGTTACAGTTGCAGCACTTTTATCTATCCGTATGCGTTGTAGTACCGAAGAAACGacatatatacctgtatatactTAATCCACAATGAAAAATGAGTTTgggtatataaattatatgcaCACACAGAGTGTTTCGCAAGACAAGTATTGCGTGGTGAAGAAAATGGCCAGCTGCAAGTTTTATAGTGCGTAGCAGATGGTGGTTATTTATCTAGGCTTCTATGTTTTACTTTATTTCCcactgtttttatttattatcttttctttttttttttattatggcACTTTGATCGTTGAACAAGAAATACAGCAACGATAATACATAagcttttgaaaattcgttggCGAAAATGGCATCCGAGAGacaatacaataatatattatgtgtAGTACTTCATATTTgggtatgtatacgtatacatataagcgGGTAAAACTCTGCAGTCACGCGAGAAGTTTTCTCCTTCATTTccatacgtatgtacgtattatGCGTAggattatatacatattgcgTAGTTTTCAGCGATTCGTTGCAAAAAGATTCGAGGACCGAGAATAGAGGTACTTTATAATGCTTACGAGACGCCTCTTCTACACAGCCGAAAATATATTCTTCGAAATTTGTGCCGCGGATGCAAGGTGTACCTACGTTTAAAAgagatttttctcttcattgtttgaaatttgtttatacATTTTGTGCTGCTTGTAAGAAGTTTGCAATTCAGAGTGGTAAGAATTTAGTTGcgataaattgaaagaaacatctatatttttcatttttcgtacaaatttGTTTCACCTTTCATCAAATCAATGTCACATGGTGCGATTCCTATTTTTCCTTTGATTCGTTGTACGTATTCGTATTGCCTTATTTCCTCAGGAAATTCGGCTCTTTCCTTTCCTCAAtggtctaaaatcataccCATTTTTAGGAGTTTTATTTAAAGAcaatgaaaacacttggagcaatttgagtCTGAGGGCttcattatttatagtttcaagaacattttagaattttttcattgaaattaataacaaaatggcggtaTGGCGCACATAAGTAACGAACGACTCCGAACTCGAGGGCTTTTGAGGTGGCGCATTCTAACAGATGGAAAGaactttttcagttaaaaatcGCCTTTCGGGTTGCAGCTCGTAGTccaaatgttgaaatttttttttctgaaacacacAACTAAggacaaaaaattgttcaaaaaatttgcataaaaaaatttcaggattgaaattcaaaaatctagcAGCCACAAGCTCGAATCGATAGACAAGTTTTAAAGTttgtgtcaaaatttcgaGTCAATCGGATAGAAAATAAACTTGCGTCACCGGATTGAAAACgtggtcgttcgctacttatacGCCccatgccgccattttgttattaatttcaataaaagattttggTAATgttctcttgaaactataaataataaagtcgtgaaattcaaattgctccaagtattttcgttttctttataaacaaaaaaaactccCAAAAGTAGGTATCGTTTTAGAGCGTCGAAGTTGCGACCGGGGGGGGGccccaataaattttttgttatcaaAAAATCTTATTGGATCGCGTGTCAAACGGCCCCGCCGACAAAGAAGCTACCGGACTGCTATCACGGCTTCCCACACGACCCCGGATCCAAACGTGGGACTCCGGCAAGCCTCCCGCTGCCTCTGTAAAATACTGATCGGCGGGTGTCGGGTCGTTGAGCGCCATCTGTCGATGTAATTGAGTACCACTCGGAGATCTGGTAGATAGAGGAGAGCCCAGCTGATCGCAGTTAAATGGCGTTTTGTAAATAGAAGACGGGAGGTCCTGCCGACGCGTCCATTAcatcaaaaataaagaaggacAACGGGGGAACGAAAACGGACgcaaaaaacaggaaaaaatgGTTTGACATTATttcgagttgaaaaatttgtgtttATGTTACTCCCGGTTTATTCCTTGACAATTATACTTACGAACACCCGGCCTCCTCTCATCAATTATTGCGATCAACATGAACTGTTGACGAGTTTTCGATACAGCAGCTATTATTTCAACTCACGCACACCACGCATCCGTCAAGTCAACAACGGCGACGTCGAGTGCCTCCCGTCTTCTAAAATCACCTATTTCCACGACGCGCATTTCAACCAACCGTCCCCTCAATCCTTCGACGACACGTAGCTCTTTGGCTTTGTCGCAACGCAAACCCTCAACGCGGATCCGTCGCCTGCTCTGCGCCCTCTTCGATGGCCATTCTACCTCCGGACCCAGTTTTCCTTCTGCGGGGACCCGACACCGGACCCGTCCACTGTCTCCTCTTTCGGGTATCGCCCTACGTCGAGCATCTCTATGCCGGTGCCGAGTCCGGAACCGTACACATCTGGGATCTCAGGGTAACATTGTCGCCTTACTCACCTTTTGTTTGGACAATCGtctcttcttttttgtttttttctactctccGACATTCATCATTGCCGATGTTTTCACACTTGCCGCCAAGTGGCAAGACGAAACACTTGAATCTATCGCGttacgtctttttttttatatacaatgTTGGACCGCTTACAGAAAAGCAGAGAAACGTCGAGGCTAGTTGTCGGACCTGAGCCATGTCTGGCTCTTCGCTCTATTCTCGACGAAACTCTGGTTACGCAAGGGAAGAATGGGACTTACAAAGTATGGAAGGCTGATGGTTCTAATTGGATCCATGAGGAGACTTTGGATAGCGGGCATATTAGCTTTTGCCGGTATTTGTTAATTGATTAGCttcgttttttattgttgAACAAAAAAGTCCCCAAGATGCAAAATAATGTGCTTTGTTTGTATTCCAATTTTATTTGGCAGGTGTCAAACGCTCTCGTCGGATCAAATATTAATACCTCTTGAAAATTCTGTGATTGGTGCTCTCTCTCTGAAGACCTTGGATGTAGCGTACAAGCTCGATCCACATCAAGTTTCTTCTCCGAAAGCACTAGGCGAAGTGATGTCCTTCAAGCCTCTCGATGTTCAGGGAATAAAATTAGTTATCGTCGCCTATGAAAGCGGACAGATAGCCGTGTGGGATTTAAACGCAAGAAACATTCTCAGCTGGTTTTCTATCGAAGAATGTCCACTCACCGTGGATTTCGACGTTAACCTAATGCGAGGAATAGTCGGTAGCGTTACCGACAAATTACAGGTAGACAAGAAATGGGGATGTTGAAAAGAATTGTAGCTTTAGCAGTAGCTTGCtgaatgagaattttttgttgACCAGGGATCAGAGTTCACTCGTTCCGTATCAATGTTAATAAGTAATAATTCTCCCTTCCTCGTAACAGGCTTTTAATTTAACCAAGGCTCACACTATGAGTCTGAAATCAACAATTCCATTGAAGAACGCTGGAACCTCGGTAGCAGTTATAAGGCCGGATACAAAGGTGTTTGCAGCTGGTGGATGGGACGGCCGACTGAGAATCTTCTCGTTCAAAACGTTGCGGCCCCTCGCGGTGCTGGATCAGCACAAAACGTCGGTCCACGACATCGCATATTCGGACTGTAAAGTCGAGGCATGGGGTAGTAAATGCCTCATGGCTGCGGCCGGGAAAGACGGCGCTGTGTCTCTCTGGGATCTCTATAACAATTGAAGGAAATTCGCCTGTATAATTTGCGAGTGTAATTGTTTCTatacaattaaaatattgaacgaaaaaggaaagaatatAGTTTTTCTTGAAGAATGTTTAGATATCACGGCAAAGGCATGACTGCATCGTTAATATCGAACTACCGACGACTACTTGAATATCTCGACGAAATACCTCCAATAATCCTAAGTACCTAATTGATGAAAGTTgtgaagagaggaaaaaattcaaaatttatattatcaatgcgaatttttggaaaaatatattaatctTTCCTGATAGCAtgtgttttcaattttgctttttcttcgTTGTCTAAATCTAATAATGCGCTTTACGCTTTaaggttttgaaaaatgaggaTCCCTGTTATTGCTActatacatttttaaaattttcaaaatccaaaGCTGCTGTTCGAAATCCGGTCAGTAAAACAGGGTCGCTCACTCGATAACCGTGAGAGCACAGCGATAACAGGGATAATAGTAAGGCAAACAACTCGAAACTTAACCTCAACGCGTTATTCCTCGATCTATGGTTCTTTGCAAAATAATCGCACGTGATAATCTTTCACATATCTTATTCCCTAAGGCTTATCGTGGAGGATCGTggaattattaaatattgaaaaatgtcatCTCTACTCGAAAGTCAGACGCAATTTGCCAGAGAAAGTGATGAGTCTCTTAACGAAGCtgacgtaaatatttttatactgttAGAAAGCTGTTAAAAGTACACATATGTCAAATCCATTGCAATTTTACTGACTTATCACAGTATGAAATCGATTATGTATTGCAGGATTTCGCATTATCCAGAAAACTGAAAAGCAAAATTGAAGCATTTGCGGTGCTCAGTCAAGAATTAGATAAATGCAGAAAGCAGCGTGATCAATTCAAACTGATGGCTGAACAGATACAGgacagatttttaaaactcaaAACAGAATCCTTGTCTAAGACTGAGACTGCATCAAATGGGTTGGTATTactttaaaaaacaaaacaagccTACACTAAGAGCACGTGTTCAATGAAGACGACAGTATTGAAtcttgtgaagaaaaaaaaagtaaattggaaaCTCATCGATCCACAGTAAAGTTCAGTCAGAATTATACAGTTTCTATTTCTAATCCTAGAACATTTAAAATTGATGACGATTCACGAGCAATCGAACTCTTGGCAGAAGTCAGAGAGCAAAACAAATGTCTGCGTCTTCAGGTGAAGACCTTACGACAAAAACTGGGGGACGCGCAAGGGGATATTAAAGTATTAAGAACAACTTCTCACTGCAGCATTGATCAGCCAGAGACGCAACTCGCCCCTGCCGTTCATCAAAGAGAAGAGATGATAGAGCAATTAGAAAAACTTAACATTAAAGTAAATCCTGCAAATTTTATAGTTACGATTTAGTAGGCTGGTAGCAAATCGCTTTTTGCAATTCAGATGGTCTTTAGTTTTTGCTTCAACTCAGAGgccgaattattttttcacttatcgCGAATAACTCGAACGTTACCAGCCTGGAATTAaacacaaaattgtaaaagtcCCTCCTATGATCAAGTACCTACGTACCTAACATGACTTTGCAGCAACACGTTAAATATCTACTCGAtgatcatattttttctattccccGTAGTGTGCTCAACTACAGACTGATCTTCAAACTCTGCTCGACGAAAAGCATGAATTAGAAATAGAACGAGACGCGTTTAAATGCAAGTCACATCGCCTGAATCACGAATTGTCCAAAGCTCTGAATGCTACAAAGCCAGTCGATCTGGATTCTTTGATCAACGAGAATAGGTATATAGATGAAAAGTTATCGAAACATATTAAACGCTGATAGGACAATAGTGTTGGCACATTTCTTACAATAACACCGCAGTCacaaaatgtataaaatatataattgtgGCAGGTATTTGCAAGAGAGATCGCAACAATTGCTAGAAGAAAGAGAACTTGCTCAACAATCTCTTGCCAAATATAAGGTACATCTTTTTGCAAATATAGCATTACATACTTTGTGCCTTATATATTTTCTGTTTCTAAAATCATTAGCTAATGctcgcaatattttttaattactattTTCAGAGCATGTTGGATagtaaaagaataaaaggaACAATAAAACTGGGAGGAAATTCAGCTGCTGGAACTATCATGACTCACAAGCAAGGTGATTCGTGTTCCGTAAATAGATCAACCGCCCATACTGTTCTAATAACTGAATATCTCTTGTTTAGTTGAACAATTACTGCAACAGGGATCTCAGCTACCCGCTCAAGCTTCGGCAGCAGCCGTGAACGATCTTCGACGGCTTTGCACAGCCTTACTCGAAGCCTTGAATGACAAAACGTTGGCTCTGGCTCATCAGAAGAAAGCAAACAAGTGAGTGACTAAAATTACAGTTCAGATAACTGTTGTTGTCGGTTTACAACCACCAAATCGAATTCTTATCGCGTTACTTGAAAATCGTTGATATTGTTTAGGATTTTGGCGCTAAGAATATGCGAATTGGAAAATACAGTTCAATCGCCAACATCAAAATTGCTCGAAGGATACGCTGGCTCAGACGTGGATACAAGATTAGgtagataaattatttcgtgAATATTATTGGGCAAAAGAAATGTTTGCCAAcgttgaaaaacttgaaagtaCATCAAAGTCGATTTCGTGCAtttgaatgaagaaattcTATAACCCTTTGTAATATTATGCTTCGAATATTGGCACAttgtttctgaaatttttcaggattCGAGGGCTATGATGAATACAGTGAATGTACCAAAACGATGAGTTCAAAGATAGAAAAAGGTAGAGACGAAGAGCAAGATTTAGAAAGAAGCAATAACATACCAAAAGATAAGTTATCATACACAGAAACTCATTTTCCGTCTATAGACAGTCCGAGGGGAATAGAATTGCCAAAAAACCTAGATGCGCTGGTTCAGAAAGCTTTGATGAATTTAAATGGAGACACTAAAACGAATCTTGGTTCATGAAAACTATGGAaagttgattgaaattttacggAAAGTTTGAGATTGTTACAAAACCCATTCCATGCCAATTATTATCGATTCAATGTTATACGAAATTTGGTGCACT is drawn from Neodiprion fabricii isolate iyNeoFabr1 chromosome 3, iyNeoFabr1.1, whole genome shotgun sequence and contains these coding sequences:
- the LOC124177663 gene encoding guanine nucleotide-binding protein subunit beta-like protein 1, which codes for MAILPPDPVFLLRGPDTGPVHCLLFRVSPYVEHLYAGAESGTVHIWDLRKSRETSRLVVGPEPCLALRSILDETLVTQGKNGTYKVWKADGSNWIHEETLDSGHISFCRCQTLSSDQILIPLENSVIGALSLKTLDVAYKLDPHQVSSPKALGEVMSFKPLDVQGIKLVIVAYESGQIAVWDLNARNILSWFSIEECPLTVDFDVNLMRGIVGSVTDKLQAFNLTKAHTMSLKSTIPLKNAGTSVAVIRPDTKVFAAGGWDGRLRIFSFKTLRPLAVLDQHKTSVHDIAYSDCKVEAWGSKCLMAAAGKDGAVSLWDLYNN
- the LOC124177660 gene encoding coiled-coil domain-containing protein 149 isoform X1, which encodes MSSLLESQTQFARESDESLNEADDFALSRKLKSKIEAFAVLSQELDKCRKQRDQFKLMAEQIQDRFLKLKTESLSKTETASNGTFKIDDDSRAIELLAEVREQNKCLRLQVKTLRQKLGDAQGDIKVLRTTSHCSIDQPETQLAPAVHQREEMIEQLEKLNIKCAQLQTDLQTLLDEKHELEIERDAFKCKSHRLNHELSKALNATKPVDLDSLINENRYLQERSQQLLEERELAQQSLAKYKSMLDSKRIKGTIKLGGNSAAGTIMTHKQVEQLLQQGSQLPAQASAAAVNDLRRLCTALLEALNDKTLALAHQKKANKILALRICELENTVQSPTSKLLEGYAGSDVDTRLGFEGYDEYSECTKTMSSKIEKGRDEEQDLERSNNIPKDKLSYTETHFPSIDSPRGIELPKNLDALVQKALMNLNGDTKTNLGS
- the LOC124177660 gene encoding coiled-coil domain-containing protein 149 isoform X2 translates to MEVREQNKCLRLQVKTLRQKLGDAQGDIKVLRTTSHCSIDQPETQLAPAVHQREEMIEQLEKLNIKCAQLQTDLQTLLDEKHELEIERDAFKCKSHRLNHELSKALNATKPVDLDSLINENRYLQERSQQLLEERELAQQSLAKYKSMLDSKRIKGTIKLGGNSAAGTIMTHKQVEQLLQQGSQLPAQASAAAVNDLRRLCTALLEALNDKTLALAHQKKANKILALRICELENTVQSPTSKLLEGYAGSDVDTRLGFEGYDEYSECTKTMSSKIEKGRDEEQDLERSNNIPKDKLSYTETHFPSIDSPRGIELPKNLDALVQKALMNLNGDTKTNLGS